The Verrucomicrobiaceae bacterium DNA window GGCACCACTGCGCATCAGACTGATGGCGATCTTCGGCGTGATGCCGCGCCCGCCCGCCGAATTTTCGCCATTCACCACGGTGAAGTCGATCTTCAGCTCCTCTTTGAGCAGCGGCAGTAGCACGGACACGGCTTTGCGCCCCGGCTCGCCCACCACGTCACCGAGGAAGAGCAGGCGGAGGAGACCATCTGCGACCGATTCTGCATCCGAAGGCGGAGCATCCATATCTTTGTTCATCACAGCCTCACTTAGTAGATGATGAACGGTGTCTTCAAGCTACGATCCACATCATGTTCGAGAAAATCGTGTCCCTATGCGTCCTGGCCATCGTGTCGTCCGCCCTGCACACCGCCGCGCAGTCCACCAACGTGCCGCCGCCCCCCGCAGCGGCACCTGCGCCCCCCCCTCCTGCGGCACCTGTTACCAGTCAGGCCTCCACCATCATACCGCCCACAGGCTCCACGCTTTCGGCCCCTCCTACTCTGGCCAGCAGCATCGACCGACTCGCGAAACTCAGCCCACTCGGTGACTCACCCCACTGGGAGGCTCTCGCTCCGTTGGCGAAGACCATGAGCCGCGCAGATGTCGAGACCGCGCTACGCAACATCTACACCGACGGCGGGGCCTTCCCGCAGCCCTGGCGTGTGGAGCCGGGTGCTCTCATCATCCAAACAGGCGACCCCGCTCGGCCAGAGCACCGCATCGAGCTCGGAGCCCGCTCAGAGCCCTCCGACTCCGCCACCCGCTTCTGGCACCGCGTCCAGGAGCTCCCGCCGCTCACTGATCCGGCCAAGCCCCTCGCCGATCTGCACATCGCCATCGACCCAGGCCACATCGGCGGAGGCTACTCCACCGTGGAGGAGCGCTTCCTCAGCTTTGCCCCCAATGAGGCCGTGCAGGAGGGCTACCTCACCCTCATCACCGCACAGGCACTCGCAGAAGAGCTCAAAGCACTCGGAGCCTACGTCACCCTCGTGCGTGACCGCCTTGAGCCCGTCACCAAACAGCGCCCGCCGGACCTCTTCGATGCTGCGCGGAAGCTACTCACTGAATCCGGCTTCCCTCAGCCCAAAGAGACTTACGACGGCCTCACCGGCGACGCGAAGCTCCTCACCGTGCAATGGCAGGCCGAAAAGCTCTTCTACCGCGTCAGCGAGATCCGTGCCCGTGCGAAAAAGGTCAACACCGAGATCAAGCCAGACCTCGTCCTCTGCCTCCACTACAATGCGGAGGCCTGGGGCGCTGCCACCTCCCCCCAATTCTCGCCCAACAATCACTTCCACATCCTCGTCAATGGCTGCTACAGCGCCCCCGAGCTGGAGCAGGCCGACATACGCTATGAGATGTTTCATCGCCTCCTCGCACGCGTGCATGAGGAGGAGCTCCCACTCGCCAATGCCGTCGCAGAAGGCATGCGCCGCATCACAGGCCTGCCCGCCTATATTTACACCACACCCAATGCACGCCGCCCCGGCACCAACGACGCTGTGTATGCTCGTAACCTCCTCGCCAATCGCCTCTACGACTGCCCTGTCGTCTATTTGGAGCCCTACGTCATGAACCATGAAGAAACCTACCGCCGGTTGCTCAATGGGCACTTCATCGGACGCACCCTCATCGGCGGCAAACTGCAAACCAGCGTCGTCCGCGACTACGTGCGCGGCGTCATCGAGGGCCTCACCACCTACTATCGCACCCATCGCCGCGTCGATTCCGCGCAACAAGAGCCATGAGCCAGCCGCCGCAGACCATCCTCGTCGCCGGTTGTGGCTTCGTCGGTGCCCGCACCGCCGATCTACTCCATGCCGCAGGGCACCGCGTCATCGGGCTCACGCACACAGAGGCCTCCGCCCAGCTCCTGCGCCAGACCAAGCCCTGGCCCATCATCGAGTCCTGCGACATCAGCAGCTCCAGCGCCGTACTCGCCCTCGCGGAAAAACTCGCCTCCACACCCATCGACGCCTTCATCCACTGCGCCAGCTCCAGTCGTGGCGGAGCAGAGACCTACCAAAGCGTCTATGTCGATGGCATGCGGCATCTCATCACCGCCTTCCCTCGCGCATTCCCGCTCTACACCAGCAGCACCAGCGTTTATCCACAGACCGCAGGCGAGACGGTCGATGAAACCAGCCCCGCAGAGCCCCAGCGTGATACGGGCCGACTTTTGCGCGAGGCGGAAAACATCTCCCTACAGGCCCATGGCTGCGTCGCACGCCTCGCTGGCATTTATGGCCCCCATCGCTCTTTTCTGCTCAAAAACCTCATCGAAGGAAAAGCCGCCATCGAGGGAAATCACGGCGAAGGCCGCTACCTCAACCAAATCCACGCCGATGACGCCGCCAGCGCCCTAGCGCACCTCATCACCCAAAAGCTCTCTGGCGTCTTCAACATCGCCGACGACCAAAAAGTCACTCAAAAGGCCGCTTATTTGGATATTTGCCGCCTCCTTGGCCTCCGCATGCCCCCCGAGCGTGAACCAGACACCACACGCAAACGCGGCTGGAGCCATAAACACATCTCCAACGCCAAACTCCGCTCCACCGGCTGGTCACCGCACTATCCCACCTACCTCGACGCCCTGCAAAACGACCCCGACCTCGTCAGCAGCATCCTCGACACCGTGCATCATGAAAGCGGCGAGCACATCATCCCCCGTCAGCCAAACATCATCCTCATCGGTCTCATGGGCAGCGGCAAAACCACCGTCGCACGCATCGTCGCCCAAATGATCGGCTTTCAATGCATCGACACCGATCACCTCATCATCGAAGCCGCTGGCAAAAACATTCCCGCCATTTTCGCTGCTGAAAGCGAAAGCGGTTTCCGCCAGCGTGAAAGCGCAGCCCTCCGCAGCCTCCTCGGTCGCCGTGGCTGCTGCATCGCCACGGGGGGCGGCATCATCACCCAGCCCCGGAATCTTTCCCTCCTGCGCCACCTCGGCTACATCGTCTGGCTCGATGCAGACCCCGCGCTCCTCGCCCGCCGGACCAGCTTCAATCAAGATCGCCCCCTCCTCGCTGGAGAAGAAGACCCCCAGGCAAAACTCACCCGCCTGCTCACCGAGCGCAAACCCATCTACAAATCCCTCGCTGACCTCCGCATCAAAACCAGCGAGCTCACACCCCAAGAAAGCGCCTACGGCATCATGGAAAGCGCCCGCGTCTTCTTCGCCAAAATGCGCCGCTGAGGTGCGCGTTTCGCATTCTCTGGGTTGGATCGTGTTGATCCGTTCTCGTGCCGCCCAAGTCAAAGTGCTCAGTTCTCAGTGCTTAGTTCTTAGTAGCGCAAATCAACCGCGAACTAAGCACTGAGAACCGGGAACCGGGAACGGAGAACGGAGAACAGGGAATAGCGAACCGGGAACAGCGAACCGGGAACAGCGAACCGGGAACAGCGAACCGGGAACAGCGAACCGGGAACAGCGAACCGACTCTACTATTAACCCACCGAACCCAGCACCTCCGCCACCCTCTCCATCTCCGCACGCGTATTGTAAAAGTGCGGACTGAACCGCAGATGACCGCGTCCATCACGCGTATGTCGCAGAGAGGCTACGATACCCTGGGCCGCTAGCCGCGCATTCAGCACCTCCACCGACTGCTCAGGATGCCACACCGTCGTGATGGAAGAACTCAACGCATGTCCCGGCTCCGGTCCGAGAAAGCGGAACCCCAACGGAGCCAAAAACTCATGTTGCGCCGCCTTCAAGCACCGCAACTGCCCGCTAATCGCCTCCAGCCCGATCTCCGCGATCAAATCCATCCCCGCCTTCATCCCCAGGATACCACTGATATTCAGCGCCCCCGGCTCATAGCGCCTCCCCCCACGCTCAAAGGCGATCTCCGCCTGCGCGATGAAGTCTGGGCTCCGCACATTCCATGAGCCTAGCAGCCCTGGCCGCAGCATCTCCTGCAACTCCTCACGCACATAAAAAATCCCCGCCGCCATAGGCCCCAGCAGCCACTTGTGCGAATCTGCCGACAAAAAATCCACATACTCCACCCGCGTCTCAAACGCCCCTAGCGTCTGGATCGCATCCAGGCAGAAAAACACACCTCGCTCTCGCAGCATCCGGCCTATCCCATCCACATTAATGCGCCAACCACTCAGGTAATGGCAAGACGCCAGCGCCACCATCCGCGTCTTTGCCGTCAGCGCTGCCTCCACCAGCTCCAGCGTGATCTCCCCTGGAGAATCCGGCCGCAGCTCCTTCACGATCACTCCCCGCCGCTCCAGCTCACGCCACGGATACACATTCGCCGGATAATCATCCGGGTAACACACCACCTCATCCCCCGCCTGCCACGGGAAGCCACTAGCCACCAAGCTCAGCCCCACCGAAGTCGGCCCCAGCAGCGCGATCTCCTGGGCCTTTGCCCCGATCAGCCGTGCTGCGACTGCTCGCGTCTCCAGCACCGCCTTCCACGCCTCTGGATACTCCTGCATCCGCGTGCAGCTCGCCTCCAGGTGCTCCTGCATCGTCCTCACCACACGCCGCGGCAAAATCGTCACCCCGCATGAGCCAGGAACACACCCTTCTCCACCACGGGAATTCAGCACGGCGCAGAGCCTCATCAGCGAGCAAATCAGAAAGTTGGAGCATAAGCAGAAAAACAAATGAACTCACCACTCGGGCGCATCCGCCAAATCGCAACCAGATCACACGCCCAATCCGCAGCGCTCTCTCTAAATCACGGCGCAGCCAATTTACTCACCACATGGCTCATGAACGGGAAGAGCTGCTTCTTCCGGCTCACCACACCGGGCATGTCATAGACGTTTTCTTTGGCCAATGGGTAGTCGATGGCACCGATCACACGCTGATCACCCGCCACCAGCAGTACACTGTGATGCCGTGTGATGTCTGTGACCATCAGGCAGGCGAAATGCAGACTATGCTTCTTCAAAAGTGATTGCAGAGCCGCTTGCAGGCCACTCTCACGCTTCCAGAACTCCTCCAGACCCAGCTCCTCGATCTGGCTGATACTGATATGCCAGCCATTCTCCTCAAAGACCTTCCGGTCACTCTCCAGCGCACGATCCGGCGTATTCTCACGCAGCATTGATCCCGCCGCGAAAAAGTCCTTCACAAACTGAGCCCCATCGATCCCGCCGATCCCAGCCAGCCAGCTCAAGATCTCACGATCTGTCTCTGTCGTCGTCGGGCTAGTCAGATGCAGAGTATCGCTGATAATGCCCGCGCACAGACAGATCGCCGTGCCCTTATCCGGCGCGGCACCACGCATGCGGTACATGATCCCCACGATGGTCGAGTACGCCCACAGGCTCATTCAGGAAACGAATCGGCTCCTTCGTGCGCAGATTTCCACTCAGGCGATGGTGATCGATCACCTCGATGATCTCCGCCTCATCCGCACCCGCCACAGCCTGGGCGAACTCATTGTGATCCACCAGCACCAGCCGGGCACGCGGCACATCGATGAGGTCCGACTTGGAGAAAACACCGATCAAATGCCGCGTCTCCTCATCCACCACCGGGAACAGTGGCTGATGCGAGCTCTGCACCGCATGCACGATCTCACGCAGCGGCGTGCGTGACCCAAACGACAAAACCTCATCCTTCAAAGCCCCACTGATGGGCCTGGAGAAACGCAGAAGCTGCGACGTGCTCGCCGTATCATGCGGCGAGCAGATCACCGCCACACCCTTCGCACGAGCCTGGGTCAAAATGCTCTCCCACGGCTGAAAACCGCCCGTAATGACCAGGCACCGCGCCCCCAGCTCGATCGCCAAGGCGTGGATCTCCGGCCTATCACCCGTCACCAGCGCCACATCACGCGGCTGGAACTGCATCGCACGCTGGCGTGACGTCTCCACGCTCGACGCCGCCACCACCAGCACAAAATCCTGCTCCCGCTCCGCCTCGCTCGCCTCACCTGCCAGCCTACCACCCAGCGCCGCCACGATATTCGCCAAGCTCGTGCGCACCGCACGATTCCCCGCCAGCGAGCTACCCTCCACCGGCAGGGAAAAGCTCCGCCATCTCCTGGATCGACGGCACCCCCAGCAATCTCCCCTCCGCATCCACCACCGGGATACTGCGGAAACCATGCTCAAGCATCATGCGATACACCGACAAAAACGTATCCGCAGGCCGTGCCGTCAGCACATCCCGGCGGCAAATCGTCGCAGCCGTAGGCCGCACATCCAGTAGCAGCCTCGGCGCTGTGACATTCGCCGTATGCAGCACCCAATTCGTCCGCACGCTCACCACCACAGCAGGCCGCCACGGCATCCATACCGCGCACATCCCGCAAAACGCCGCATACCCGATCGCGGAGCAAATCGCGTCCGTATCTGGATTGCGATGGCCGATGACATAAATGGGGTCCTGAGTGCTCATGGTGCTACGAATAAAACTGCTTCCCTCCACGCCCCTGATTCCGCTCGCCCTCTCCGGCAGCTGCTTTTTGCAAAAGCCGACAAACCCACCTTTTCCGCTGCTCTCTTCAAACTCACCCCGCCGCCGCCGCGATCATCCGGTCAAACTGCCGCTCCACCTCACGCGTGGTCTCCGCATCCAGCCGGAAGCCCACCGGACCGCGCACCAGCGTGTTTTTGAAAATACCCTGCCGTTTGAGCAGATGCTTCTCCACCGCCAAAAAGCCATCCAAGCTTGTCTGCATCGAAATCAGCGCCGAAAGCGGCCCATGAATGCGATCCGCCTTCGCCGCATCGCCGGCCTCCAGCGCCTTCCAAAGCGGCACGAGCCCGCGAATCAAATCCGCGCCCGGCATCGTGCCCACCACGCCGCGCTTGAACGAATCCACCAGCGCAATGCCCCCTGTGCCCTCAAACACGCGTGCGCGGCCCTGCGTCGCATCGCGCAACTCGCTCAGCTTTGGCCCGATGGGGCTCGCCTCCGGCTTGTACTGCACCCGCTCCGGCCCAAACTCCTCCAACAGCCGCGCCTGCATCGCAATCGGCATCGGTTTCCCCACATACCCGCTCGCATCCTGCACGATCACCGGGATGTGGATCGCCTCAATGATCCGCGTGTAATACGCCAGCAATTCACTCTCCCCGATGCCGATAGAAACCGGCGGAATCGCCATCACCGTATCCGCGCCGATGCTTTCGGCATGTTTTGCATAACGCTCGGCGGTTTTGGATGATTCGGCACCGACACTGATTACCACCACGCCGCGCTCCTTACCAAAACGGCACGCCGCCTCTGCCAGCGCCTCCCGCTCCCTCACTATCCAGCCGCAACGTCTCCGACACCATCGCCATCACGATCCCGTTCGCCCCACAATCATAAAGCCACGCGATCTCACGCTCCAGCGTTTCGAGATCAAGCGTCTCATCCTCAAGCCGGCGTTCGAAAACCGGCAGGACGCCGCGGAGTGGGTGGTGGGTGGAGATGAGCATGAGGTGAAGCGAATAAACAGTGATCGTCGGCTATCTTGCTCATCAAACCAAGAATTCATTCAAGAGCTTCTAAAGGCCTTCGACGCACATCCCCTAGCCCCGTGATTGCTCCGATAAGACAACCCAGCCCCGGATAAAAACACCCGATGCTCGACCAACTCAATGCCGGTTGCTGCGAAGCTACAGTGGCACGCTCTTGGATGTGAACATAATCCACGACATAATCCAGGTTCGTCCACTGCTGAACTTGTTCAAACAGCTCCTGGTAGGTCTTCTGATGCAATTCATAGACTTCCTTGGCTCTTCTAAGCCTGCTGACTGCCTCTTCATGCTTTTCTAACTCGTTCTCGATTCTCTGAATTTCGGTTTCAACAGCAGGCAGCTTTTCTGACTGGGCCAGCTTCAAATCATCCCGCTCATCGCGCAGGCGTTTGAGGCGTTCAGAAAGCCTTTCCACCTCGATCTTGGCTGAAACCGACTCCACCTGCTTCTTGGCATCCTCAACGGCATCAAGTGCCTCCTCCACCTTCTTTTGCTCATTGACTATCGCTTGCAGAAAAGGTGAGACAATCTTGTTGGCCGATGCTTCCCGCCAAGAATTGCGGACGGCTATGAATTCATCCATCAATGCATTGAGGTAATGTTGGATGTATTTGGGTTCCGAACCTGTGACGATCAAATTCACGTTCGCCGAGCCTTTGGTTTGCAACACACGTAGCGTCACCTCACATGGCGGTGTTTCTGGAAACAGCGCACGGACACGATCCGCAGTCTTTCTTGCCATGTCCGGCGACTGGATGGTTTCCATCACCGTGTTCAGCATGGTCTGCATCATTTCCAAAACTGACGATGATGAGTCACAGAACCACTCATTCGAACTCCCGCAACCAGCGTCGCCCTCGTTTTCAAACACGGGTGAGTTGGCATACAGCCACGCGACCCGCAGCATCGTTGCGAAGCCAGCCACGAGAAAGGCGAAGTAGATCGGCAAAAGCCAAGCAGGAAGTCGGTGCATTGTTGTCTTGCTCATGGCGACTTTTTAACACTCATCGGCCAACTAAACGCCACCCAAATGTCGTTTAGTGTAACTAAACGTAAACTGGACTTTCGTTTGGTTGAGCCCTCACCAAAGCAGCTTCCCGCCATCCAGCACCAAAACACTGCCAGTCATGAAGCTGCTGGCCTCGCTGGCAGATACAGCGAGCGGGCCGATCTCCTCCGGTCGGCCCCAGCGGCCCATCGGGATGCTGGCCGCCACTTCGCCTTCAAACTCGGGCTTTTCGCCGATCCAGCGGCGATTCGCATCGGTCAAAAACGGGCCGGGCGCGATGGCGTTCACGGTGATGCCATGCACGGCCCAATCTGCCGCCACGGCCTTCGTGAACATGGCCAGGGCTCCTTTCGAGGCCTCGTAACTGCGACCGCGCATTGCCTTGCCGGGCCAGAGGGCATTGATGGAGGCGATGTTGATGATGCGGCCCCACTTTCGCGGGATCATCGCCCCGCCGAGGCGTTTGGTGAGGATGAAGGCCTGCGTGAGGTTCAAGTCGATGATCCGCTGCCAGTCCTCCAGCGCCAGATCCTCCGTCGGCGTGTTGATGCGGCGACCGCCGACGTTGTTGATGAGGATGTCGATGGGCGGATGATCCCGCAGCACGACATCACAGAATCCGCTCGGCCTCCTCCGGCTTCGAGAGATCGGCCTGGATCGACGTGACATGCAAATCCTCGCTGCAAAGCTCCTCGCAGGCCTTGTGGAGGTTTTCAGCACTCGATCCCGTGATGATCACCTTCGCTCCCGCCTCCCCCAAAGCCCGCGCCATCTCCAAACCCAGCCCACGCGAGCCACCGGTGACGAGGGCACGTTTTCCATCGAGTCGAAATTGTTCGAGAACAGGCATGGCAGTCGTGTTTCAGGCTTTGCCGAGCATCTCTAGATGCTTCGCGTGCAGGAAAGTCTCCAGTGCTGCGAGCACATGGCGTTTCAGGATGCGCCAGCAAAGTAGCCATCTCGCTTCGTCGAGATGGGCAGAAGGCTTTCGCTGACATCCAAAATTCACAAAAATCGTGATCCGCTTAGCCTTCCAAGCATTAGGCTCATCTCGCGGAGCGAGATGGCTACTGTACCTCGGCTCCGCCGCCTCGATGCCCTCATTCACCATCTTCGAGAGCTTTTCCTTGTCCTTCGACAGCCCCGACCGCTCAAAATACAACGACCCGATCTGCCTTTTCAAATCCCGCACCGACCAGTTGCCGCGAATGCACTCAATCTCGTAAAAGGCACGCTTGAGCGGCTGGTCGATGGCCAGGAGTTGTTCGAGATGGGTGAAGGAAAGCCTTGAAACCAGCACTGGGATGGGTGCCCCGAATTTGGGAGACAGTGACTCCCGAATTGCTAACGCAGCGGATTCTGGAGACAGTGTCTCCAGAATCTTTGAAGACTTTTTGCCTGATTTGGCGGTCACTGACCTCCAAATCTCACCGGAGACGTTTGAATGAGATTGTTCGGTCAGTGACCCAACTTTTGGAAGATGCAGAAACCCTTCCCGAAATTCGGCGGTCAGTGACCGCCAAATCTCTGGATAAACCAGGGCAAACTGACGACACAACCTCAGATAACGCGGTGTGAATTCTTCAATGCCTGACTTCGCAAGCCGCTCTGACACGGAGTCAATCATAGCCTCTCCATATTTGGCGCGGTCAGCTCCGTGATGTTCATACTCGCGCAGATACCACCCGATCACCCAGTTCCGTAGCGTAAGGGTCGTGTTGACCGTGCGGTTCACCACGGCAGCGCTTTCGGTGTGGACGTGCTGGATGGCGTCCACGAGCGATTTGAAGCTCATGGAAGCGTCCGGCTTGGTGCGGACGATGCGTTTGGCTTTTTTGGCGGCGGGCTTTTTCATCACTGGGCCTTTCGCAGCACGCGGTAGCCGTGTTCGTTCAGCAGCGCAATCGCGCCGCGATCACTGGAGTCTCTCGCGGCATCGGCGAGGGAATTGAGGGCGTTGTAGATGGACTCGACTGCGGCATCGAGGGACTCGGCGCGGGTTTCGTGGGCTTTGTAGAGGTTTTCGAGGCAACTGGCGAAGTGGAAGGCGAATTCGAGCTTCTTCGCGTAGTAAAGCGTGAGCGTGCGACTGCCTTCGCGGGCGCGGGTGTTGGCGCGGTAGAACTCGCTCATGGCGGTGAGGTAGTGCGTTTTGAGCTGCGTGACCCACTCGGGCAGTGGGTCTTTGGAATTCAGATGCCGCGTGAGCATGTCAGGCGATGGCTGGCCGAGTGTGGGGGCGTGTTTTTCGATCAAGGCGTTCGCTTTGGCGATCTCTTGGAAGCCGAGCCACATGCGCTCGGCGACGCCTTCGCCGCACATCGGTGTGATGAGCTCGCTGAGGGATTTTTCATCGGTGAACTCCATCTGCGGCAAAAAGGTGCCGGGAAGCGGATCGGCCTCGATGACCTCAAAACCCATCTTCGCGGCTTTTTCACGGAAACGGGCCGTGATGGCGGCCACGTCGGCATTTTCGAAGGTTTTGGCACCTCCGAAGGCTTTGCGGCCTGCCGTGTCGCCATCGACGCGGATGGCTGAAAAGGGCTTCACGGCCTTCGGCACGGCCACGGCGGTGTACTTCAGCGTTTTGAGCTGCTGGAGACGTTTTTCGAGCTCTTCATCGCTCCAAGACTCCTGGCCCATCGCGGTGCCGGTGTAGCCATTCCACACTTTGGAGCCGCTGACGGGTCG harbors:
- a CDS encoding N-acetylmuramoyl-L-alanine amidase, translating into MFEKIVSLCVLAIVSSALHTAAQSTNVPPPPAAAPAPPPPAAPVTSQASTIIPPTGSTLSAPPTLASSIDRLAKLSPLGDSPHWEALAPLAKTMSRADVETALRNIYTDGGAFPQPWRVEPGALIIQTGDPARPEHRIELGARSEPSDSATRFWHRVQELPPLTDPAKPLADLHIAIDPGHIGGGYSTVEERFLSFAPNEAVQEGYLTLITAQALAEELKALGAYVTLVRDRLEPVTKQRPPDLFDAARKLLTESGFPQPKETYDGLTGDAKLLTVQWQAEKLFYRVSEIRARAKKVNTEIKPDLVLCLHYNAEAWGAATSPQFSPNNHFHILVNGCYSAPELEQADIRYEMFHRLLARVHEEELPLANAVAEGMRRITGLPAYIYTTPNARRPGTNDAVYARNLLANRLYDCPVVYLEPYVMNHEETYRRLLNGHFIGRTLIGGKLQTSVVRDYVRGVIEGLTTYYRTHRRVDSAQQEP
- a CDS encoding NAD-dependent epimerase/dehydratase family protein, whose protein sequence is MSQPPQTILVAGCGFVGARTADLLHAAGHRVIGLTHTEASAQLLRQTKPWPIIESCDISSSSAVLALAEKLASTPIDAFIHCASSSRGGAETYQSVYVDGMRHLITAFPRAFPLYTSSTSVYPQTAGETVDETSPAEPQRDTGRLLREAENISLQAHGCVARLAGIYGPHRSFLLKNLIEGKAAIEGNHGEGRYLNQIHADDAASALAHLITQKLSGVFNIADDQKVTQKAAYLDICRLLGLRMPPEREPDTTRKRGWSHKHISNAKLRSTGWSPHYPTYLDALQNDPDLVSSILDTVHHESGEHIIPRQPNIILIGLMGSGKTTVARIVAQMIGFQCIDTDHLIIEAAGKNIPAIFAAESESGFRQRESAALRSLLGRRGCCIATGGGIITQPRNLSLLRHLGYIVWLDADPALLARRTSFNQDRPLLAGEEDPQAKLTRLLTERKPIYKSLADLRIKTSELTPQESAYGIMESARVFFAKMRR
- a CDS encoding aminotransferase class V-fold PLP-dependent enzyme → MRLCAVLNSRGGEGCVPGSCGVTILPRRVVRTMQEHLEASCTRMQEYPEAWKAVLETRAVAARLIGAKAQEIALLGPTSVGLSLVASGFPWQAGDEVVCYPDDYPANVYPWRELERRGVIVKELRPDSPGEITLELVEAALTAKTRMVALASCHYLSGWRINVDGIGRMLRERGVFFCLDAIQTLGAFETRVEYVDFLSADSHKWLLGPMAAGIFYVREELQEMLRPGLLGSWNVRSPDFIAQAEIAFERGGRRYEPGALNISGILGMKAGMDLIAEIGLEAISGQLRCLKAAQHEFLAPLGFRFLGPEPGHALSSSITTVWHPEQSVEVLNARLAAQGIVASLRHTRDGRGHLRFSPHFYNTRAEMERVAEVLGSVG
- a CDS encoding DHH family phosphoesterase is translated as MRTSLANIVAALGGRLAGEASEAEREQDFVLVVAASSVETSRQRAMQFQPRDVALVTGDRPEIHALAIELGARCLVITGGFQPWESILTQARAKGVAVICSPHDTASTSQLLRFSRPISGALKDEVLSFGSRTPLREIVHAVQSSHQPLFPVVDEETRHLIGVFSKSDLIDVPRARLVLVDHNEFAQAVAGADEAEIIEVIDHHRLSGNLRTKEPIRFLNEPVGVLDHRGDHVPHAWCRAG
- a CDS encoding CBS domain-containing protein; this translates as MSTQDPIYVIGHRNPDTDAICSAIGYAAFCGMCAVWMPWRPAVVVSVRTNWVLHTANVTAPRLLLDVRPTAATICRRDVLTARPADTFLSVYRMMLEHGFRSIPVVDAEGRLLGVPSIQEMAELFPAGGG